A genomic window from Sporosarcina sp. Marseille-Q4063 includes:
- a CDS encoding protein phosphatase 2C domain-containing protein, which produces MNNISWVGSEKDFIDERDFRWINRMAVGRFGGNSSAGQTKNEDACIVWQTEEWEFAAILDAHKSAESAELVIRTIEHNKEALLQILSLKGNLDFMQLEGKLLEIFLCEDFLDACRNVTGETACLMVVRKGNYIWWFSVGDCLVYLIHPDLIAMKQYQLNQRQFYEWVGQVNTFEKAVPCYSSGTRELRKGVNLIFMTTDGLVECPGEPYLNPQNLVEALDEKNLDESISQLLIDIESRNVRDSTTIISWAIEVGEEGSIPSDFKD; this is translated from the coding sequence ATGAATAATATTTCATGGGTAGGTAGTGAAAAAGACTTTATCGATGAACGAGATTTCCGATGGATTAATCGTATGGCGGTTGGTCGTTTTGGTGGAAATTCTTCAGCAGGACAAACAAAAAATGAGGATGCTTGTATTGTTTGGCAAACAGAGGAGTGGGAGTTTGCGGCTATTTTGGATGCACATAAAAGTGCTGAAAGTGCTGAGCTAGTCATCCGCACAATTGAGCATAATAAAGAAGCTTTATTGCAGATTCTATCTTTAAAAGGGAATCTGGATTTTATGCAATTGGAAGGTAAGCTGCTTGAGATTTTTCTATGCGAAGATTTTTTGGATGCATGTAGAAATGTAACGGGGGAAACTGCTTGTCTTATGGTTGTTAGGAAAGGGAACTACATATGGTGGTTTTCAGTTGGAGATTGTTTAGTTTATTTAATTCATCCGGATTTGATCGCTATGAAGCAATATCAACTAAATCAAAGGCAGTTTTATGAGTGGGTCGGGCAAGTGAACACTTTTGAAAAGGCAGTGCCTTGTTATAGTTCTGGAACGAGGGAATTAAGAAAAGGGGTAAACCTGATCTTTATGACCACTGATGGTTTGGTAGAGTGTCCAGGAGAACCCTACTTAAACCCGCAGAACCTTGTGGAAGCGTTGGATGAAAAGAACCTTGATGAAAGTATTTCACAGTTGTTGATAGATATTGAAAGCCGAAATGTACGGGACAGTACGACAATAATATCGTGGGCGATTGAAGTGGGAGAAGAAGGTAGCATTCCGAGTGATTTTAAAGATTGA
- a CDS encoding mechanosensitive ion channel family protein: MSKFFESVQHFFEVDFSGVKSYFISLALTIVITYLVIVAFRKILRQIFKRTSLLEEKKKETIESVVKNTSTYIFAIIILIAAIKPFVGGLKEVVLAGGIIAAVIGFGAQKLINDLISGIFIIFEGTIKRGDFIHVNGEPEGGTVEELGFRIVKIRLINGKLLTISNGEILKMVNGSVEKRRIFESIIVSFNQDPSVIKALLEEVCDELNEKQPDKLLVDKLTGEFVEAYKIYGLHSIDTSPFGYKFSIVATVNDIDYLAAAMEAKEILAQKLYDNKIKMAEQLINKGY, encoded by the coding sequence ATGAGTAAGTTTTTTGAGTCGGTCCAACATTTTTTTGAAGTTGATTTTTCAGGTGTGAAATCATATTTTATTTCATTAGCATTAACGATTGTTATTACTTACCTAGTAATTGTAGCTTTCAGGAAGATACTGCGACAAATATTCAAACGTACAAGTCTCTTAGAAGAGAAAAAGAAAGAGACGATTGAAAGTGTCGTGAAAAATACCTCAACGTATATATTCGCCATTATTATCCTAATCGCGGCGATTAAGCCGTTTGTTGGTGGATTAAAGGAAGTCGTGTTAGCTGGGGGTATTATTGCCGCTGTTATCGGGTTTGGTGCGCAAAAACTGATCAATGATTTAATCAGTGGGATTTTCATTATTTTTGAAGGTACGATTAAACGCGGTGACTTTATTCACGTCAACGGTGAACCCGAAGGCGGGACAGTTGAGGAATTAGGGTTCAGGATTGTGAAAATACGTTTAATTAATGGAAAACTATTGACGATTTCCAATGGTGAAATTCTAAAAATGGTCAATGGTTCAGTCGAAAAAAGACGTATATTTGAAAGTATTATTGTTTCGTTCAACCAAGATCCTAGCGTTATCAAAGCGTTATTGGAAGAAGTTTGCGATGAACTTAATGAGAAACAGCCAGACAAATTGTTAGTGGATAAACTGACTGGTGAATTTGTCGAAGCGTATAAAATTTATGGCTTGCATTCGATCGATACAAGTCCTTTCGGATACAAGTTTTCCATCGTGGCCACTGTTAATGATATCGATTATTTAGCAGCGGCCATGGAAGCAAAAGAAATATTGGCGCAAAAGCTTTATGACAATAAAATAAAAATGGCGGAGCAATTAATTAATAAAGGCTATTAA
- a CDS encoding SIMPL domain-containing protein, which produces MYYPYVQQMTCQQKRVMTVIGIGSFSITPDTVQIQLEVRTESKQLSQAQQENADLMSQVIESLLELGIAREDIQTVSYNISPQYDYVEGQQIFRGYEVINSINVTIKNIEQAGTIIDTAVRNGVNQVSNIRFTVENEQIPYQEALSLALKNALAKAQTIANTIQLKLDPHPIKIVETMKEEPILFRSFAANEMRATTPIEPGQIDIKATVEVQFQY; this is translated from the coding sequence ATGTATTACCCATATGTTCAGCAAATGACTTGTCAGCAAAAACGAGTAATGACGGTTATTGGAATTGGAAGCTTTTCAATTACACCTGATACCGTTCAGATACAATTGGAAGTAAGAACGGAAAGTAAGCAATTGAGTCAGGCGCAACAGGAAAATGCCGATTTGATGAGTCAAGTTATTGAGTCACTCCTAGAATTAGGCATCGCCAGAGAAGATATACAAACTGTTTCATATAATATATCCCCGCAATACGACTATGTTGAAGGACAACAGATTTTTAGAGGGTACGAAGTAATAAATTCCATCAATGTAACAATTAAAAACATTGAACAAGCGGGAACTATTATTGATACAGCTGTTCGAAATGGTGTTAATCAGGTTTCGAATATTAGGTTTACAGTTGAAAACGAACAAATTCCTTACCAAGAAGCTTTAAGTTTAGCATTGAAAAATGCATTAGCAAAAGCACAAACAATCGCAAATACAATTCAACTAAAACTTGATCCACATCCAATCAAAATTGTAGAAACAATGAAAGAAGAGCCTATTTTGTTTCGAAGTTTTGCGGCGAATGAAATGAGAGCAACCACGCCGATTGAACCAGGGCAAATAGATATCAAAGCTACAGTAGAGGTGCAATTTCAGTATTGA
- a CDS encoding acyl-CoA dehydrogenase family protein encodes MGKYRFETEEHIMFRDSLRKFLEKEAHPFYDKWEKERMIPISFWKKLGEMGFLCPQIDEEYGGLGLDFSFGVIVNEELERVGTSLVGVGLHNDIVVPYIESFGSEEQKKRWLPGCLTADVITGIAMTEPGTGSDLANVQTTAVRDGDHYVVNGQKTFITNGINGNLFLIVVKTDPKAEPKHRGISLLVVEDGTHGFTKGRKLDKVGLHAQDTAELFFEDARVPAANLLGEEGKGFSYLMEKLQQERLVVAIGAQIASEDMLEMTIDYVTSRKAFGKPVSSFQNTQFKIAEMATKVELGKSFLESLIEDHIAGKDVVTKVSMAKYWLTETARDISVECMQLYGGYGYMEEYKIARRYRDIPVASIYAGTNEIMKVIIAKNMGF; translated from the coding sequence ATGGGGAAATATCGGTTTGAAACAGAAGAACACATCATGTTTCGGGATTCGCTTCGAAAATTTCTTGAAAAAGAGGCGCATCCATTCTATGACAAATGGGAGAAAGAACGGATGATCCCGATTTCATTTTGGAAAAAGCTTGGGGAAATGGGGTTCCTTTGTCCACAAATAGATGAGGAATACGGCGGACTTGGTCTCGATTTTAGTTTTGGTGTCATTGTTAATGAAGAGCTTGAACGTGTAGGAACAAGCTTGGTCGGTGTCGGCTTGCATAATGATATCGTTGTGCCTTATATTGAATCATTTGGCTCGGAAGAACAGAAGAAGCGTTGGCTGCCAGGTTGTCTTACCGCTGATGTTATTACTGGGATTGCAATGACAGAACCGGGAACAGGATCTGATTTAGCAAACGTTCAAACGACAGCAGTCCGAGATGGGGATCATTATGTTGTCAATGGTCAAAAGACTTTTATTACGAATGGGATCAACGGCAATCTTTTTCTCATCGTCGTAAAAACAGATCCCAAAGCAGAACCGAAACATCGTGGAATTAGCTTGCTTGTAGTTGAGGACGGAACACATGGATTTACAAAAGGCCGTAAACTAGATAAGGTCGGACTTCATGCACAAGATACTGCCGAACTGTTTTTTGAGGATGCCCGGGTACCTGCAGCTAATCTGCTTGGTGAAGAAGGGAAAGGTTTTTCCTACTTGATGGAAAAACTTCAGCAAGAACGACTTGTTGTCGCAATCGGTGCTCAAATCGCATCGGAAGATATGCTGGAAATGACAATTGATTATGTTACATCACGTAAAGCATTTGGAAAGCCGGTATCTTCATTCCAAAATACGCAGTTCAAAATAGCTGAAATGGCGACAAAAGTAGAGCTAGGAAAATCGTTTCTTGAGTCGCTAATCGAAGACCATATTGCCGGAAAAGATGTTGTTACCAAGGTTTCGATGGCTAAATACTGGCTCACTGAAACTGCACGAGATATTTCGGTTGAATGTATGCAGTTGTATGGCGGATATGGCTATATGGAAGAGTATAAGATTGCTAGACGTTATCGGGATATCCCAGTGGCATCGATTTATGCCGGTACGAATGAAATAATGAAAGTGATTATCGCGAAAAATATGGGATTCTAA
- a CDS encoding histidine phosphatase family protein: MGESITTSIYMIRHAESPFIFGEERTRKLSKDGEIEAEKVAELMLSDKIDVIVSSPFARAIKTIEEIATTQNLEIKLYEELRERLIKGDYQLAWEEVEPAIKKSFEDKDYCLPGGETTRQAQERAVPIIKQLLKEYEGKSIVIGTHGNIMTIIMNYFDEQYGYDFWASTSKPDIYQLIFIDGELTEVKRTWEPKDAT, from the coding sequence TTGGGGGAATCAATAACGACAAGTATCTATATGATTCGACATGCTGAATCGCCTTTCATTTTTGGTGAAGAAAGAACTCGAAAACTATCAAAAGATGGGGAAATTGAGGCCGAAAAAGTAGCTGAACTTATGCTTAGTGATAAAATCGATGTAATTGTTTCGAGCCCCTTTGCTAGAGCAATTAAAACGATTGAGGAAATTGCAACGACACAAAATTTAGAAATCAAGCTGTATGAGGAATTAAGGGAAAGGCTTATAAAAGGAGATTATCAATTGGCATGGGAAGAGGTTGAACCAGCGATAAAGAAGTCTTTCGAGGATAAGGATTATTGTTTACCAGGCGGCGAGACAACTAGACAAGCGCAGGAGCGTGCGGTTCCCATTATAAAACAGTTACTAAAAGAATATGAAGGGAAAAGTATCGTTATAGGTACCCACGGAAATATAATGACGATAATTATGAATTATTTTGATGAGCAATACGGATATGATTTTTGGGCAAGCACGTCAAAACCTGATATCTATCAGTTGATATTTATCGATGGTGAATTAACAGAAGTAAAGAGAACATGGGAGCCTAAAGATGCAACATAA
- a CDS encoding short-chain dehydrogenase, whose product MQHKKHALVIGGTGMLSNVCIALARKGNIVSIIGRTKSKFQRIISESPVDSIFPILVDYNSSEVINEVEKVIEEKGSFDLIVSWTPNYNQLERICEMNSGIDKFRLFHVKGSRRYFKDDKIRVPDNCNYREVFLGFIIEDDRSRWLTHDEISTGVINQIDTDQVTGVVGKIEPYELRP is encoded by the coding sequence ATGCAACATAAAAAACATGCATTGGTCATTGGCGGAACAGGTATGCTCTCCAATGTTTGCATAGCCCTTGCGCGAAAAGGTAATATTGTATCAATCATTGGACGTACAAAATCAAAGTTTCAACGAATAATTTCGGAAAGTCCTGTGGATTCTATTTTCCCGATATTAGTCGATTATAATTCTAGCGAAGTGATTAATGAAGTGGAGAAAGTAATCGAGGAGAAGGGTTCATTTGATCTTATTGTAAGTTGGACGCCAAATTACAATCAACTTGAGCGGATTTGTGAAATGAATAGCGGGATTGATAAATTTCGTTTATTTCATGTGAAGGGAAGCCGTCGTTATTTTAAGGATGATAAAATACGAGTTCCAGACAATTGTAATTACCGCGAAGTCTTTTTAGGTTTTATTATCGAAGATGATCGTTCCAGATGGCTCACACATGATGAAATTTCAACTGGCGTAATTAACCAAATTGATACTGATCAAGTTACAGGGGTTGTTGGGAAAATCGAGCCGTACGAATTAAGACCTTGA
- a CDS encoding exodeoxyribonuclease III has protein sequence MKLVSWNVNGLRACVRKGFLEYFEEVDADIFSVQEIKLQEGQIDLQLEGYYQYWNYAVKKGYSGTAVFTKVEPLSVRYGIGDSNEEEEGRILTLEFSDFYLVNVYAPNAQRSLARLPFRLEWEEKMRDYLTTLDKDKPVIFCGDLNVAHEEIDIRNVKSNIGNSGFTVEERGKMTQLLAEGFTDTYRYFYPEQEGAYTWWSYMSKVRERNIGWRIDYFITSNRLQPLLKDAAIHADVLGSDHCPIVLEVNL, from the coding sequence ATGAAATTAGTATCATGGAATGTTAATGGATTAAGAGCTTGTGTACGAAAAGGGTTTTTGGAGTACTTTGAAGAAGTAGATGCTGATATCTTTTCTGTTCAAGAGATAAAGTTGCAAGAAGGGCAAATCGATTTGCAACTAGAAGGTTATTATCAGTATTGGAATTACGCAGTTAAAAAAGGGTATTCCGGAACAGCGGTGTTTACAAAAGTCGAACCGCTATCCGTGAGGTATGGAATAGGTGATTCAAACGAAGAAGAGGAAGGTCGTATTTTGACCTTGGAGTTTTCGGATTTTTACTTAGTGAATGTATATGCCCCAAATGCTCAACGTAGTTTAGCACGATTGCCATTTCGATTGGAATGGGAAGAGAAGATGCGTGATTATCTGACGACGTTAGACAAAGATAAACCGGTCATTTTTTGTGGAGATCTGAATGTCGCACATGAAGAGATTGATATTCGGAACGTTAAATCGAATATCGGTAATTCAGGATTTACCGTTGAAGAACGCGGAAAAATGACGCAATTATTGGCGGAAGGATTCACGGATACATATCGATATTTTTATCCAGAACAAGAAGGCGCGTATACTTGGTGGTCTTACATGAGCAAGGTGAGAGAACGCAATATTGGCTGGCGGATTGATTACTTTATTACATCGAATCGTCTGCAACCATTACTGAAAGATGCGGCAATCCATGCGGATGTTCTCGGAAGTGATCATTGTCCGATTGTGTTGGAAGTGAATTTATAG
- a CDS encoding SRPBCC family protein yields the protein MIADIKKVEDGYLVKWERTLNHSVEAVWAMLTDNSKLGKWFEELRAGDLRKGGFMKFYVPDFMDEELEIMEYKPNSVLEFDWFGDVIRFELHPKSEGCALVLLEKVKTITEQTKKDLAGWHVCLDVIIALLDVEPIQREDEWKHWHEKYTEKLEEFE from the coding sequence ATGATTGCAGATATTAAAAAAGTAGAAGATGGCTATTTAGTAAAATGGGAACGAACTTTGAACCATTCAGTTGAAGCTGTATGGGCAATGCTCACGGATAATAGTAAGTTGGGAAAATGGTTCGAGGAACTCCGTGCAGGGGATCTTCGTAAAGGCGGTTTTATGAAGTTTTATGTTCCAGATTTTATGGATGAAGAATTAGAAATCATGGAATATAAACCGAACTCTGTATTGGAGTTTGATTGGTTCGGTGATGTTATTCGCTTTGAACTCCATCCGAAAAGCGAAGGTTGCGCTTTAGTTTTATTGGAAAAAGTGAAGACGATAACCGAGCAAACCAAAAAAGATCTTGCTGGATGGCATGTATGTTTAGATGTTATCATCGCTTTACTGGACGTGGAGCCGATCCAAAGAGAAGATGAATGGAAACATTGGCATGAAAAATACACTGAAAAACTTGAAGAATTCGAGTGA
- a CDS encoding YusW family protein: protein MKKKYTVLYIVLLCSLLIVGACSNRNIVTNAAEEKDEESLGSKYGFTFLDLSADTNEMKEALKVTYDEKKDKTEAMYENKIDGYYLHGNAAMEKLDEIFEELELDPEMDDTDMIKKASEAFEINDYKSLKLDVKYKGFDTKKLKMTK, encoded by the coding sequence TTGAAGAAGAAATATACTGTCTTATATATTGTATTACTTTGTTCTTTATTGATAGTAGGTGCGTGTAGTAACCGGAATATAGTTACGAATGCAGCGGAAGAAAAAGACGAGGAATCTTTAGGAAGCAAGTATGGATTCACATTTTTAGATTTAAGTGCCGATACGAATGAAATGAAAGAAGCGCTTAAAGTCACTTATGATGAGAAAAAAGATAAGACTGAAGCGATGTATGAAAATAAAATAGATGGCTATTATTTGCATGGCAATGCTGCAATGGAGAAACTTGATGAAATATTCGAAGAGCTTGAACTAGATCCTGAAATGGATGATACAGATATGATAAAGAAAGCCTCAGAGGCTTTTGAAATTAACGATTATAAAAGTCTGAAATTAGATGTAAAATATAAAGGGTTTGACACTAAAAAGTTAAAAATGACTAAGTGA